The following coding sequences lie in one [Chlorobium] sp. 445 genomic window:
- the tuf gene encoding elongation factor Tu, whose amino-acid sequence MAKESFKRDKPHVNIGTIGHVDHGKTTLTAAITKVLAEAGLAQAMAYDQIDKAPEEKARGITISTSHVEYETKNRHYAHIDCPGHADYIKNMITGAAQMDGAILVVAATDGPMPQTREHILLARQVNVPAIVVFLNKVDIADPELIELVEMELRELLSSYQFPGDEIPIIRGSALGALNGDPKWVPAIMQLMDEVDRYIPTPKRDIDKPFLMPVEDVFSIQGRGTVGTGRIERGIIKLNEEVEIIGLGPTKKSVVTGIEMFRKNLDEGRAGDNAGLLLRGIEKKDLERGMVIAKPGSITPHTKFKAEIYVLKKEEGGRHTAFFSGYRPQFYFRTTDVTGVVTLPQGVEMVMPGDNVSIEVELIAPIAMDEGLRFAIREGGKTVGAGAVTKIIE is encoded by the coding sequence ATGGCAAAAGAAAGCTTTAAGCGCGATAAACCCCACGTCAATATCGGTACGATTGGTCATGTTGACCATGGCAAGACGACGCTTACGGCTGCCATTACGAAAGTTCTGGCAGAAGCGGGGCTGGCACAAGCGATGGCATATGACCAAATTGACAAGGCGCCCGAAGAAAAAGCCCGCGGGATTACGATCTCAACTTCACATGTGGAGTACGAGACCAAGAACCGTCACTATGCGCACATTGACTGCCCTGGACACGCTGACTACATCAAGAACATGATTACAGGCGCAGCGCAGATGGACGGTGCAATTCTCGTGGTGGCTGCAACTGACGGTCCAATGCCACAAACGCGCGAGCACATTCTTTTGGCGCGTCAGGTAAATGTGCCTGCCATTGTGGTGTTCCTCAACAAAGTCGATATTGCTGACCCTGAACTGATTGAACTCGTCGAGATGGAACTGCGTGAGTTGCTCTCCAGCTACCAATTTCCCGGCGATGAGATCCCAATCATTCGCGGTTCTGCACTCGGCGCGCTGAATGGTGACCCGAAGTGGGTGCCTGCCATCATGCAGCTGATGGATGAAGTCGATAGATATATCCCAACACCAAAGCGCGATATCGATAAGCCCTTCCTGATGCCTGTTGAAGATGTGTTCTCAATTCAGGGACGTGGTACAGTCGGTACCGGTCGTATTGAGAGAGGAATCATCAAACTCAACGAAGAAGTTGAAATTATCGGTCTTGGACCGACTAAGAAGTCTGTGGTTACAGGTATTGAGATGTTCCGCAAGAACCTTGATGAAGGTCGAGCTGGCGATAATGCGGGCTTGTTGCTGCGTGGTATTGAAAAGAAAGACTTAGAGCGCGGTATGGTCATTGCAAAGCCCGGCTCAATTACGCCACATACAAAGTTCAAAGCGGAAATCTACGTTCTGAAAAAAGAAGAAGGTGGCCGTCATACAGCCTTCTTTTCAGGTTATCGTCCACAGTTCTACTTCAGAACAACGGATGTAACAGGCGTCGTAACCTTGCCACAAGGTGTGGAAATGGTTATGCCGGGCGATAACGTCAGCATTGAGGTTGAACTGATCGC